The following coding sequences lie in one Silene latifolia isolate original U9 population chromosome 5, ASM4854445v1, whole genome shotgun sequence genomic window:
- the LOC141656051 gene encoding uncharacterized protein LOC141656051: MASDDDQYDYEGYSGEDFDPDMDEPFYGGDEDVDPDIGETFYGGDDEDVGPDMGEPFYGGDEDDNEGYDHGDGNNDDNDGYGYASDDPSLNHYEEIADEPDYGYNGLDNSTMTTNQNTGPTTNTYELTTKSSNYDNQTGSYIRGTVKDSYSSGDYSNHGRTGYKDEYKSSSTLRVGDKRGYTEYYKQEKETRVEYNNPNTYSGSGKSYNYNGGGGGGAKRYRR; the protein is encoded by the exons ATGGCTTCCGACGACGACCAATATGATTACGAAGGATATTCTGGTGAAGATTTTGATCCCGACATGGATGAACCTTTCTATGGCGGTGATGAAGATGTTGATCCCGACATTGGTGAAACTTTCTATGGCGGTGATGATGAAGATGTCGGTCCCGACATGGGTGAACCTTTCTATGGCGGTGATGAAGATGACAATGAGGGTTACGATCACGGTGACGGTAACAATGACGATAACGATGGTTATGGTTACGCAAGCGATGATCCGAGCTTGAACCACTACGAG GAAATAGCAGACGAGCCTGATTATGGATACAATGGTCTAGACAACTCAACAATGACGACCAATCAGAACACAGGACCCACCACCAACACCTACGAGCTAACCACAAAGTCAAGCAACTACGACAACCAAACCGGCAGCTACATACGTGGGACTGTCAAGGATTCATACTCAAGCGGGGACTACTCGAACCATGGACGAACTGGTTACAAGGACGAGTACAAGTCAAGTTCAACACTTAGGGTTGGTGACAAGAGGGGTTACACCGAGTATTACAAGCAAGAGAAGGAGACTCGAGTCGAGTATAACAACCCAAACACTTACTCTGGATCCGGGAAGAGCTACAATTAcaatggcggtggtggtggtggggccaAGAGGTACAGGCGATAA